A window of Vescimonas fastidiosa contains these coding sequences:
- a CDS encoding tyrosine-type recombinase/integrase, with translation MGKAMRRANGTGTVYKLAGRRRRPWVAAKQKIIIGYYPTKKDAIAALERLAGKDLTERYNMTFAQVFDAWKVEHYKKIGPIGIEGYDGAFKIFAPLHDRKFRELKTADFQGVLDAHMHKSHSTVSKYKQLITQMSTWAMREEIITTNFAKFVQLPENTKKEKETFTDAEISKLEADGSDTAKIILMLIYTGMRIGELFSLPTKDYHKDYVIGGEKTEAGRNRIIPIRPEGLPYFAYFANKATGPLLISGYAGEKKPANFRRRDYYPLLEKLKIQRKTPHSTRHTYASWARKAGIAPETLQRILGHANYSTTANIYVHTSAEELVQAVKKAKIC, from the coding sequence ATGGGAAAAGCAATGAGGAGGGCCAACGGAACCGGGACAGTGTATAAGCTCGCCGGGCGCCGTCGCAGGCCCTGGGTGGCCGCAAAGCAAAAAATCATTATAGGATATTACCCCACCAAAAAAGATGCTATAGCGGCGCTGGAACGTCTTGCAGGCAAGGATTTAACGGAGCGGTACAACATGACCTTTGCCCAAGTGTTCGACGCTTGGAAAGTGGAGCATTACAAAAAAATAGGGCCAATCGGTATAGAGGGCTATGACGGCGCATTTAAAATTTTTGCGCCGCTGCACGACCGGAAGTTCCGGGAATTAAAAACGGCAGATTTCCAAGGCGTGCTGGATGCCCATATGCATAAATCCCATAGCACTGTGTCCAAGTATAAGCAGCTCATAACGCAGATGTCCACATGGGCCATGCGCGAGGAGATCATCACAACAAATTTTGCAAAATTCGTCCAGCTCCCCGAAAACACAAAAAAAGAAAAAGAAACATTTACCGATGCTGAAATAAGCAAGCTGGAAGCGGACGGCAGCGACACCGCAAAAATTATCCTCATGCTGATTTACACAGGCATGCGCATAGGGGAGTTGTTTTCTCTCCCGACTAAAGACTATCACAAAGATTATGTGATCGGCGGTGAAAAGACGGAAGCCGGGCGAAACAGGATCATCCCCATCCGCCCCGAAGGGCTCCCATACTTTGCCTATTTTGCAAATAAGGCCACCGGCCCGCTGCTCATATCCGGCTATGCTGGTGAAAAAAAACCAGCAAACTTCCGCCGTCGGGATTATTACCCGCTTTTGGAAAAATTAAAAATCCAGCGCAAAACGCCGCACTCCACCCGGCACACCTATGCGAGCTGGGCGAGAAAAGCGGGGATTGCTCCGGAGACGCTACAGAGGATCCTCGGCCACGCCAACTACTCCACTACCGCAAATATATATGTCCATACGTCAGCGGAGGAATTGGTGCAGGCCGTTAAAAAGGCGAAAATTTGTTAG
- a CDS encoding helix-turn-helix domain-containing protein, with amino-acid sequence MEKTLQDICREAKEDQHLTTQDLADLTDLSSSTISNYFSASSKDPSLYKMGLICAALGVSIDEYFGIVKRPSTEEQLAEAHRAMADADAKHSADLRIAHLEGGIEQLTGSVAKHEKKERVLQILVYILAVSLSISVSIIFGYLAFDSSVPHTGLIRNGKITSLGWMLFALLAVGIGVIIAALINALRYYRCHQTDKI; translated from the coding sequence ATGGAAAAAACTTTGCAGGATATTTGCAGAGAGGCAAAAGAAGACCAGCATCTTACCACGCAAGACTTAGCCGATTTAACAGATCTGTCATCGTCCACGATCAGCAATTACTTTTCTGCGTCGTCAAAGGATCCAAGCCTATACAAAATGGGGCTTATATGCGCCGCCCTCGGTGTGTCTATAGATGAGTATTTTGGTATCGTAAAGAGACCATCCACGGAGGAGCAGCTTGCAGAGGCCCACAGAGCAATGGCCGATGCAGATGCAAAGCATAGCGCAGACCTACGCATTGCGCACTTGGAGGGCGGCATTGAGCAACTGACCGGATCAGTGGCAAAGCACGAAAAAAAGGAGCGCGTATTGCAAATTTTGGTGTATATCCTGGCGGTTTCGCTGTCGATTTCCGTATCCATAATATTTGGATATTTGGCGTTTGACTCAAGCGTCCCCCACACAGGGCTTATCCGCAACGGGAAGATTACATCACTCGGCTGGATGCTATTTGCGCTGCTTGCGGTAGGCATCGGTGTAATAATTGCTGCGCTGATTAACGCACTGCGATATTACAGATGCCATCAAACCGATAAAATATAG
- a CDS encoding helix-turn-helix domain-containing protein — protein MDAIDKINFYLSKNGKNGADLSRALGLSNSIYSQWNTRKTKPSNARLPAIAEYLGVSVEDIMPDDVSANAASEGAKKAPDPEIEGVMEDEDLKEAVELLKKMDKETLRIFIKAARGALEN, from the coding sequence ATGGACGCTATAGACAAAATCAACTTTTACTTGAGCAAAAATGGCAAAAATGGAGCCGATTTAAGCCGCGCATTAGGGCTATCAAATAGCATTTATAGCCAATGGAACACGCGGAAAACTAAGCCGTCAAATGCTCGCCTTCCCGCTATTGCCGAATATCTCGGCGTTTCCGTAGAGGACATTATGCCAGACGATGTATCCGCCAACGCAGCTTCGGAGGGCGCAAAAAAAGCCCCCGATCCGGAGATCGAGGGCGTAATGGAAGATGAAGATTTGAAAGAAGCTGTCGAGCTTTTGAAAAAAATGGATAAGGAAACCCTGCGGATTTTTATCAAAGCCGCCCGCGGGGCTTTGGAGAATTAA
- a CDS encoding helix-turn-helix domain-containing protein: MSFRSARLAAGLSVKQVIEKLKVTDAAVYMWETGTQAPRASRLPEIAELYGCTVDELLKKEADK; the protein is encoded by the coding sequence ATGAGTTTTCGCAGCGCTCGATTGGCCGCTGGTCTGAGTGTCAAGCAGGTAATCGAGAAACTAAAGGTGACGGATGCGGCGGTTTACATGTGGGAGACCGGCACGCAGGCACCGAGAGCCAGCCGCTTGCCGGAGATCGCCGAGCTGTACGGCTGCACGGTGGACGAGCTGTTGAAGAAGGAGGCTGACAAATGA
- a CDS encoding DUF1071 domain-containing protein, which yields MSDNGGKGMLKSFDELVKLDVRPYCDVRDAKDESGKLIKVPYLSWAKCVKLLHENGAESVWYAPVECPETKTYLWPQAKVVTSKGRETECWFVRVLIHIDGMEYTYDTPLLNGSLVVYTDTLNQLRINNALARAFVKGVAIRTGLGFDLWAEGDTDDGEDDLSRHSIWAIKERLERLITIKEKNGLDHRDLLASVGISDKQLNNLMGYFATIDKLEKAVSKL from the coding sequence ATGAGCGATAACGGAGGAAAAGGAATGCTTAAATCATTTGATGAACTTGTAAAACTGGATGTGCGTCCTTACTGCGATGTGCGGGATGCAAAGGACGAAAGTGGGAAACTAATTAAAGTCCCCTATCTGAGCTGGGCAAAGTGCGTGAAACTGCTGCACGAAAACGGCGCGGAATCCGTTTGGTATGCGCCCGTTGAATGCCCGGAAACAAAGACCTATCTTTGGCCGCAGGCAAAAGTAGTCACGAGCAAGGGGCGGGAAACCGAGTGCTGGTTTGTGCGGGTGCTGATCCACATTGACGGCATGGAATACACCTATGACACCCCGCTGCTGAACGGATCGCTTGTTGTATACACCGATACGCTGAACCAGCTCCGCATAAACAATGCCCTGGCGAGAGCATTTGTGAAGGGCGTGGCCATCCGCACGGGGCTTGGATTTGACTTGTGGGCAGAGGGAGATACCGACGATGGCGAGGACGATTTGAGCCGCCATAGCATTTGGGCAATAAAAGAGCGGCTGGAAAGGCTCATCACTATCAAGGAAAAGAACGGCCTTGACCACAGAGATTTGCTGGCCAGTGTTGGCATTAGCGACAAGCAGCTAAATAACCTTATGGGATATTTCGCGACGATTGACAAGCTTGAAAAGGCGGTCAGCAAACTGTGA
- a CDS encoding single-stranded DNA-binding protein, whose product MVNRMILQGRLCSDPERRATQNGTTVCSFRLAWSEKVKDRETKLFLSCVAWQGTAELICTHFTKGKEIIVEGKLSSRDYEDKAGNKRTVVELTADKVHFCGSKDAVQKPTYTFAVQEPTQTFTEISEDDGDLPF is encoded by the coding sequence ATGGTAAACAGAATGATTTTGCAGGGGCGGCTTTGCTCTGACCCCGAACGCAGAGCCACACAGAACGGGACAACGGTGTGCAGCTTCCGCTTGGCGTGGAGCGAGAAGGTAAAGGACAGAGAAACGAAGCTGTTCCTCTCCTGTGTGGCATGGCAGGGAACGGCAGAGCTGATCTGCACCCACTTTACCAAAGGCAAGGAGATCATCGTGGAGGGCAAGCTCTCCAGCCGGGACTATGAGGACAAGGCCGGCAACAAGCGCACCGTGGTGGAGCTGACTGCCGACAAGGTACATTTCTGCGGCAGCAAGGATGCTGTACAGAAACCCACGTATACCTTCGCTGTACAGGAACCCACGCAGACCTTCACGGAGATTTCCGAGGATGACGGCGATTTGCCGTTCTAA
- a CDS encoding DUF6291 domain-containing protein, whose translation MADMTYIKLFIDYLDAIEPLGDAERGRLFTSLLVYARTGEAPQLGGNERFLFPMMRAQIDRDNSAMDSLSDARSEAGRKGAEAKQANARFAKQNKQMPDLPSKTSKDKDKDKDKDKDKDKDKDNSASPFESFWAVYPRKVGKQAAKKAFSKVSVPVKTLIDAVNSQKNSEQWRKDNGQYIPNPATWLNQGRWDDVLTEAGAQPTKEEYHVGTWL comes from the coding sequence ATGGCGGATATGACATACATCAAGCTGTTCATCGATTACTTAGATGCGATAGAGCCGCTCGGTGACGCAGAGAGGGGGCGGCTTTTCACTTCCTTGTTGGTTTATGCAAGGACGGGCGAAGCCCCGCAGCTCGGCGGGAACGAACGGTTTTTATTCCCGATGATGCGGGCGCAGATAGATCGAGACAACTCCGCAATGGATAGTTTATCCGACGCACGAAGCGAAGCCGGAAGAAAGGGCGCAGAAGCAAAACAAGCAAATGCCAGATTTGCCAAGCAAAACAAGCAAATGCCAGATTTGCCAAGCAAAACAAGCAAAGACAAAGACAAAGACAAAGACAAAGACAAAGACAAAGACAAAGACAAAGACAATAGCGCGTCGCCGTTTGAATCGTTTTGGGCGGTATATCCCCGAAAAGTCGGAAAGCAGGCCGCAAAGAAAGCATTTTCCAAGGTTTCTGTGCCGGTTAAAACGCTTATCGATGCCGTCAACAGTCAGAAAAACAGCGAACAGTGGCGCAAGGATAACGGTCAATACATCCCAAACCCAGCCACATGGCTGAATCAAGGCCGATGGGATGATGTGCTGACGGAGGCCGGAGCGCAACCAACGAAGGAGGAGTACCATGTCGGAACATGGCTGTGA
- a CDS encoding ATP-binding protein produces the protein MSEHGCDICGGLGYTVRRTESGELVSSTCKCEIIRQNRIRMERSGLAGLLDNCTFEAFQTREYWQQAAKQAAEKYLTDWKGKWFFIGGSPGTGKTHLCTAICAKLMDGGIPVRYVQWRGDIPAIKAKVNDAEAYTEAMHPLKTVRALYIDDFLKGSVTDADKNIAFDLLNARYIDPDAITIISTELTIDRILSWDEAIGSRINQRARDYMLNIGKKQNWRLK, from the coding sequence ATGTCGGAACATGGCTGTGACATCTGCGGCGGGCTGGGCTACACCGTCCGGCGCACGGAAAGCGGCGAACTGGTGAGTAGCACTTGCAAATGCGAGATCATCCGGCAAAACAGAATTCGCATGGAGCGTTCCGGGCTTGCTGGTCTGCTGGATAACTGCACATTCGAGGCATTCCAAACGCGGGAGTATTGGCAACAGGCCGCAAAACAAGCGGCGGAGAAGTATTTGACCGACTGGAAGGGCAAGTGGTTTTTCATCGGCGGCTCTCCCGGAACTGGGAAAACCCACTTGTGTACGGCGATTTGCGCCAAGCTGATGGACGGCGGAATCCCTGTCCGGTATGTGCAATGGCGGGGAGATATTCCGGCAATCAAGGCAAAGGTAAACGATGCGGAAGCATACACCGAAGCCATGCACCCGCTGAAAACCGTCCGTGCGCTGTATATCGACGATTTCTTAAAGGGCAGCGTTACGGATGCCGACAAAAACATTGCCTTTGACCTGCTGAATGCCCGGTACATTGACCCGGATGCAATCACGATCATCTCCACGGAGTTGACCATTGACCGCATTTTGAGCTGGGATGAAGCAATCGGCAGCAGAATCAACCAGCGTGCAAGGGATTATATGCTTAACATCGGCAAAAAGCAGAATTGGAGGCTGAAATGA
- a CDS encoding DNA cytosine methyltransferase, producing MTTMDGQTHDVGKWDLLIAHPPCTYLSNAGANRLRVNGEIQPGRMEKAKAARAMFMEMLDAEIPRIAVENPVPGKIHGLPPYSQIIQPYMFGDAWLKRTCLWLKNLPLLMATNCVVPTGKWVETTPHGRAARPGEWENKGRRTPKERSKTFPSVAKAMAEQWGGLEG from the coding sequence GTGACCACGATGGACGGACAGACGCATGATGTGGGAAAATGGGATTTGCTGATTGCACATCCACCGTGTACTTATCTCAGCAATGCTGGAGCCAACAGACTTAGAGTCAACGGTGAGATTCAGCCTGGACGCATGGAAAAAGCGAAAGCAGCCAGGGCCATGTTTATGGAGATGCTGGATGCCGAAATTCCGAGAATTGCTGTTGAAAACCCGGTCCCGGGCAAAATTCACGGTCTCCCGCCATACTCCCAGATTATACAACCATATATGTTCGGGGATGCCTGGCTAAAAAGAACATGCTTATGGCTCAAAAACTTACCATTGCTGATGGCCACGAATTGCGTAGTGCCAACTGGGAAATGGGTGGAAACTACTCCGCACGGTAGAGCGGCCAGACCTGGGGAATGGGAGAACAAAGGGCGGAGAACGCCTAAGGAACGCTCCAAGACATTCCCCTCTGTCGCAAAGGCGATGGCGGAGCAGTGGGGTGGATTGGAGGGATGA
- a CDS encoding class I SAM-dependent methyltransferase produces MTKKILDATCGSRTIWFNKSHPAAIYCDSRDEEYTGIWKSTNRDSERTCVVHPDIQCDSTDLPFLDNTFSLVVFDPPHLRRIGENSWMRKKYGQLGENWREMLHDGFRECMRVLKPDGVLIFKWAETQIPAADVWAAIGERPLFGHHSGKKSQTFWGCFMKLMED; encoded by the coding sequence ATGACAAAGAAAATTCTTGATGCCACCTGCGGATCTCGGACGATATGGTTTAACAAAAGCCATCCTGCCGCAATCTACTGCGATTCGCGGGACGAGGAATATACGGGGATTTGGAAGAGCACAAATCGCGATTCTGAACGAACCTGCGTCGTGCATCCAGACATACAGTGTGATTCTACGGATCTGCCGTTTTTGGACAACACATTTTCTCTTGTCGTTTTTGATCCACCGCACCTTCGCCGCATCGGGGAAAACTCTTGGATGCGGAAGAAGTACGGACAGCTCGGCGAGAACTGGCGCGAAATGTTGCATGACGGATTCCGCGAGTGTATGCGCGTATTAAAACCGGACGGCGTGCTGATTTTTAAGTGGGCAGAAACGCAAATCCCCGCTGCAGATGTTTGGGCGGCAATCGGAGAACGCCCGCTTTTCGGGCATCATAGCGGAAAGAAGTCACAGACCTTTTGGGGATGTTTTATGAAACTTATGGAGGATTGA
- a CDS encoding RusA family crossover junction endodeoxyribonuclease translates to MIEITVPLAPITKKNSMRIMHSSKTGKPFIMPSQQYMDYEAEAVWHCKIATLQRLIEEPVEVKCLFYMPTRRRVDLTNLLESIDDVLVKSGVLKDDHSGIIVSHDGSRVLYDKQNPRTEVYIADYE, encoded by the coding sequence ATGATTGAGATCACGGTGCCGCTGGCACCAATCACAAAGAAAAATTCTATGCGGATCATGCACAGCAGCAAAACGGGGAAGCCGTTTATTATGCCGTCCCAGCAATATATGGACTACGAGGCGGAAGCTGTATGGCACTGCAAAATTGCCACACTGCAGCGTCTTATTGAGGAGCCTGTGGAGGTCAAATGCCTGTTTTATATGCCTACCCGGCGGCGAGTGGATTTGACAAATCTGCTGGAATCCATCGACGATGTGCTGGTGAAGTCCGGTGTGCTCAAGGACGACCACAGCGGCATTATCGTTAGCCACGACGGGAGTCGGGTGTTGTACGACAAGCAGAATCCCCGCACGGAGGTGTACATAGCTGACTATGAATGA
- a CDS encoding 3D domain-containing protein — MVKRSMLIAALLVAILGALGIASATEDSGQTPETVVVPPGVVMPRDEPQETQETRTCVFTVTAYCPCEKCCGAYANGYTATGEKATQGVTIAADPDVLPMGTEIELDGHTYTVQDTGGAIAGNRLDLYFDSHEDALQWGVREKIVRWAG, encoded by the coding sequence ATGGTGAAAAGAAGCATGTTAATCGCGGCGCTGCTTGTAGCAATCTTGGGGGCCTTGGGCATTGCGTCTGCCACAGAGGACAGCGGGCAAACGCCGGAGACTGTAGTTGTGCCGCCGGGGGTGGTTATGCCCCGCGATGAGCCGCAGGAGACCCAGGAGACGCGGACGTGCGTATTTACCGTCACTGCGTACTGCCCCTGTGAAAAATGCTGTGGAGCGTACGCAAATGGCTACACAGCCACCGGCGAAAAGGCCACCCAGGGCGTGACGATCGCCGCAGACCCAGATGTGCTGCCGATGGGTACGGAAATCGAACTGGACGGCCATACATACACCGTGCAGGACACCGGCGGCGCCATTGCCGGAAATCGGCTGGATCTGTATTTTGACAGCCACGAGGATGCACTCCAATGGGGCGTGCGGGAAAAGATTGTGAGGTGGGCTGGATGA
- a CDS encoding RING finger protein, protein MAEYIERGALMQFPIRRDHYDRKNGNKHFINGIESVLEYAENLPAADVAPVVHGRWIFTKRHLWYKDENGNIDEWRVDNGFHNGPECQICHTAFCEHCTPDWSTTECEIGHYYCSECAETSRDAHENYCPNCGAIMDGGDNNAAD, encoded by the coding sequence ATGGCTGAATACATCGAGCGAGGCGCGTTGATGCAATTTCCCATCCGTCGCGATCATTACGACAGAAAGAACGGCAACAAACATTTTATAAACGGCATTGAATCGGTGTTGGAATATGCGGAGAATTTGCCCGCCGCTGATGTGGCTCCGGTGGTGCATGGGCGGTGGATATTCACAAAGAGACATTTGTGGTACAAGGACGAAAACGGAAACATTGACGAATGGAGAGTTGACAACGGTTTTCACAACGGGCCGGAATGTCAAATTTGCCATACGGCATTTTGCGAACATTGTACACCTGACTGGTCAACCACGGAGTGCGAAATTGGGCACTACTATTGCTCTGAGTGTGCGGAAACATCCAGAGATGCGCATGAGAACTACTGCCCCAACTGCGGCGCTATAATGGACGGAGGTGACAACAATGCGGCTGATTGA
- a CDS encoding ParB/Srx family N-terminal domain-containing protein — translation MEITKRRLADIVPYAGNAKKHDKRQINNVAESIKQYGFVQPIVVDRDGVIVIGHCRALAAKKLGMEEVPCVCVDDLTPEQVNALRLVDNKSNESDWDFDLLADELPGLDLSAFDFDWGLRDELDTSVVEDNYDPVLPAEPKSKLGDVYQLGDHRLMCGDSTSLTDVQKLVGGHKWICCSQTPRTMWTIRAPPGRLRTTIWRIRPSGVF, via the coding sequence ATGGAAATCACAAAACGGCGGCTTGCGGATATTGTGCCGTATGCCGGCAACGCAAAAAAGCATGATAAACGGCAAATCAACAACGTTGCGGAGAGCATCAAGCAATACGGCTTTGTGCAGCCGATTGTGGTTGATCGTGACGGCGTGATCGTAATCGGGCATTGCCGCGCTCTGGCGGCGAAAAAGCTGGGCATGGAAGAAGTGCCCTGTGTCTGCGTGGACGATCTGACACCGGAGCAAGTGAACGCCCTGCGGCTGGTGGATAACAAGAGCAACGAGAGCGATTGGGACTTTGACCTGCTGGCTGATGAGCTGCCGGGGCTTGACCTGTCGGCTTTTGACTTTGATTGGGGCCTGCGTGATGAACTCGACACGTCAGTGGTAGAGGACAACTACGATCCTGTTTTACCGGCAGAGCCGAAGAGCAAACTGGGCGATGTGTACCAGCTTGGAGACCATCGCCTTATGTGCGGAGACAGCACATCTTTGACAGACGTACAGAAGCTCGTGGGGGGGCACAAATGGATTTGCTGCTCACAGACCCCCCGTACAATGTGGACTATCAGGGCACCGCCGGGAAGATTAAGAACGACAATATGGAGGATACGGCCTTCAGGCGTTTTCTGA
- a CDS encoding DNA-methyltransferase, giving the protein MDLLLTDPPYNVDYQGTAGKIKNDNMEDTAFRRFLTDAFSNAAMVMKPGAPFYIWHADSEGYNFRGACRDAMLRVQQCLIWVKNSLVMGRQDFQWKHEPCLYGESEIEEEAHEPCLYGWTEGKKHYFFKNRRQTTVLNFDKPVKSAEHPTMKPIKLFDYQMQCSSKLGENVLDLFAGSGTTIMAAEQNGRHAFCMEYDPKYADVIIDRWEKFTGEKAVLLNDD; this is encoded by the coding sequence ATGGATTTGCTGCTCACAGACCCCCCGTACAATGTGGACTATCAGGGCACCGCCGGGAAGATTAAGAACGACAATATGGAGGATACGGCCTTCAGGCGTTTTCTGACGGATGCATTCTCCAATGCGGCGATGGTCATGAAGCCCGGTGCTCCGTTCTACATCTGGCATGCAGACAGCGAGGGGTATAACTTCCGAGGCGCGTGCAGAGATGCGATGCTGCGTGTCCAGCAGTGCCTGATCTGGGTGAAGAACTCCCTTGTGATGGGGAGACAAGATTTCCAGTGGAAACATGAGCCTTGCCTGTATGGTGAGAGCGAGATTGAAGAGGAAGCACACGAACCTTGCCTGTACGGATGGACGGAAGGGAAGAAGCACTATTTCTTCAAGAACCGCAGACAGACAACCGTGCTGAATTTCGATAAGCCCGTCAAGTCTGCGGAGCATCCGACCATGAAGCCGATTAAGCTGTTTGATTACCAGATGCAGTGCTCCAGTAAGCTGGGTGAGAATGTGCTTGACCTGTTCGCTGGGTCCGGCACAACAATCATGGCAGCGGAGCAGAATGGCAGACACGCCTTCTGCATGGAGTATGACCCGAAGTATGCCGACGTCATTATTGATCGATGGGAAAAGTTTACCGGAGAAAAGGCGGTGCTTCTGAATGACGATTGA
- a CDS encoding DEAD/DEAH box helicase family protein — protein MTRIQAAELLIHNPIAFGHAVGFDKLGALHNAWIQDMVRGSEDKTLQAHRGSYKTTCVSIALAEIIVLLPNLKTLFMRKTDADVKEVVRQVRNLLLSPYMEALCEKIHGKPLILTTVSATEISTNLTADNKGTSQLVACGVNGSLTGKHFDRIFTDDIVNVQDRISRAERDHTKTIYQELQNIRNRGGRIFNTGTPWHKEDAFSMMPNIEKHDCYSTGLISGNELQAIKSSMTSSLFAANYELRHIASDDVIFDTPQMGAEPCLAEQGICHIDAAYGGDDYTAFTIARKKGTTYYLYGRLWHKHVDDCMDEIIRLRKSFNAGEIYCETNADKGYLAKALRAKGERAVTYHENMNKFLKITSYLKAEWRNVVFVAGTDDAYIDQICDYNENVEHDDAPDSAASIVKRLWNKRDSSDYVSILR, from the coding sequence ATGACGCGGATACAAGCGGCGGAACTGCTGATACATAACCCCATCGCGTTTGGCCATGCTGTTGGGTTTGATAAGCTGGGCGCGCTGCACAACGCATGGATACAGGATATGGTGCGCGGGAGTGAGGACAAAACCTTGCAGGCGCACCGTGGCAGCTATAAAACAACATGCGTTTCGATTGCGCTGGCGGAGATCATCGTCCTTCTGCCGAATCTCAAAACGCTGTTTATGCGAAAAACGGATGCGGATGTGAAAGAGGTTGTGCGGCAGGTGCGGAATCTGCTGCTATCGCCATACATGGAGGCACTGTGCGAGAAGATCCACGGGAAACCGCTGATCCTGACAACAGTATCCGCGACGGAGATTTCCACGAATCTGACAGCGGACAACAAGGGCACGAGCCAGCTTGTGGCGTGCGGCGTGAACGGGTCCTTGACCGGCAAGCATTTTGACCGCATATTTACGGACGATATTGTAAACGTACAGGACCGCATTTCCCGCGCAGAGCGGGATCATACAAAAACGATTTATCAGGAGTTGCAAAACATCCGCAATCGTGGCGGACGCATTTTCAATACCGGAACGCCCTGGCATAAGGAAGACGCATTTTCCATGATGCCGAATATCGAGAAGCACGATTGCTATTCAACCGGGCTGATCTCCGGGAATGAGTTGCAAGCCATTAAATCGTCTATGACGTCATCCCTGTTTGCGGCAAACTACGAGCTACGGCATATTGCCAGTGACGATGTGATCTTTGACACGCCGCAAATGGGCGCGGAGCCTTGCCTTGCAGAGCAGGGCATTTGCCATATCGACGCGGCATACGGCGGCGATGACTACACGGCGTTTACGATCGCCCGGAAGAAGGGAACAACATATTACCTCTATGGGCGGCTTTGGCACAAGCATGTGGACGATTGCATGGATGAGATTATTCGGCTTCGGAAGTCCTTCAATGCTGGGGAGATTTACTGCGAGACCAACGCTGACAAGGGCTATTTGGCAAAGGCTTTGCGTGCGAAGGGCGAACGGGCCGTTACCTATCACGAAAACATGAACAAATTCCTTAAAATCACAAGCTATCTCAAGGCGGAATGGCGCAATGTGGTTTTTGTGGCCGGTACGGATGATGCGTATATCGACCAGATTTGCGATTACAACGAGAATGTTGAGCATGATGACGCGCCGGACAGCGCGGCCAGCATCGTAAAGCGGCTGTGGAACAAACGCGACAGCTCTGATTATGTTTCCATTCTGAGATAA